A DNA window from Purpureocillium takamizusanense chromosome 9, complete sequence contains the following coding sequences:
- a CDS encoding uncharacterized protein (EggNog:ENOG503Q4SZ~MEROPS:MER0033188~COG:G) has product MILHASLGTISSVLAPFASSIAGNATRSTPPIALSGIGSISGTQVTQTLSGHALPRPVDAWLGVDYAIQPVGENRFRPVQGAPAPFSGVRSAERYGPACVQDPAHVDLHEQDEACLNFNVYRPADVPLRQKLPTLVWIHGGGFVLYSAQSMDGASFVASSREPLMVVTFNYRLNSFGFLPSKLFERQGLLNLGLRDQTFFLEFLQDHLSEFGGDAEQITLGGLSAGAHSTAFQYFHNYGTGRGKPLFARAFMQSGAATARAFPSVDYPRYKSDFASLMSHIGCATNVSDDEQLSCLRKAPARDIEQITSEIYAEAEPNLNWPWQPALGGALLEHAGSRSLTEGTFHHLPLVTSHTTDEGKLYTPGHLQTNDDFIEFWHRMSPGLNRTDLAILNELYPDPIAHPESAWSGSPNSTQYNRLSASWSDMAYICPSRQTAQHTSRAGVPTWRLRFNTPADPLNAQSWKGIPHASDRSYLWNDPSLPFKETARLYHAYMASFVATGDPNKLRESDAVEWPLYEADSASGPSQVVVNPGSVDVEKDEMRIRQCEFWNDIDRAHRLNK; this is encoded by the coding sequence ACGCTTCCCTGGGAACCATCTCCAGCGTTTTAGCACCTTTTGCGagctccatcgccggcaaTGCCACCCGCAGCACCCCTCCAATCGCCCTGTCCGGCATCGGATCCATCTCGGGGACCCAGGTCACCCAAACGTTGAGCGGCCACGCACTGCCTCGCCCCGTCGATGCGTGGCTCGGCGTAGACTATGCCATCCAGCCCGTGGGCGAGAACCGTTTCCGACCCGTTCaaggcgcgccggcgccgttctCTGGCGTTCGGAGCGCCGAACGGTACGGACCAGCTTGCGTCCAGGATCCCGCGCACGTCGACTTGCACGAACAGGACGAGGCTTGCCTCAACTTCAATGTGTATCGGCCCGCAGACGTGCCCTTGAGGCAAAAGCTACCGACACTTGTGTGGATCCACGGAGGGGGCTTCGTGCTGTACTCGGCGCAGTCCATGGACGGCGCGTCGTTCGTGGCGTCGTCCCGCGAGCCGCTCATGGTCGTGACGTTCAACTATCGCCTCAACTCCTTTGGCTTCCTCCCGAGTAAGCTTTTCGAGCGGCAGGGCCTCCTGAACCTCGGCCTGCGGGACCAAACGTTCTTTCTCGAATTCCTACAAGATCACCTATCGGAgtttggcggcgatgccgagcaaATCACCCTGGGCGGGCTTTCGGCCGGGGCCCATTCCACGGCGTTTCAGTACTTTCACAACTACGGCACCGGCAGAGGCAAACCGCTTTTCGCGAGAGCGTTCATGCAGTCTGGAGCGGCCACGGCCCGAGCGTTTCCGTCAGTCGACTACCCGCGCTACAAGAGCGATTTTGCCAGTCTCATGAGCCACATTGGATGCGCCACCAATGTcagtgacgacgagcaaCTCAGCTGTCTCCGCAAGGCGCCCGCCCGAGACATTGAACAGATCACGTCGGAGATCTATGCAGAGGCAGAGCCCAATCTCAACTGGCCGTGGCAGCCTgcgttgggcggcgcgctcctcgagcacgcGGGCTCACGATCGCTCACCGAGGGCACCTTTCACCACCTCCCGCTGGTGACGAGCCATACGACCGACGAAGGCAAGCTATATACCCCGGGACACCTGCAGACAAATGACGACTTCATCGAGTTTTGGCATCGCATGAGCCCCGGGCTGAACAGAACCGACCTCGCCATCTTGAACGAGCTGTACCCGGATCCCATAGCGCACCCCGAGTCCGCTTGGTCAGGCTCCCCAAACAGCACCCAATACAATCGTctctcggcgtcgtggtcggaCATGGCCTACATTTGCCCCAGCCGGCAGACGGCGCAGCACACGTCCCGTGCGGGCGTGCCGACGTGGAGGCTACGCTTCAACACACCCGCAGACCCCTTGAACGCGCAATCGTGGAAGGGCATCCCGCACGCATCCGACAGGTCCTACCTGTGGAACGATCCTAGCCTGCCGTTCaaggagacggcgaggcTCTATCACGCATACATGGCAAGCTTCGTGGCCACCGGGGACCCCAACAAGCTGCGAGAGAGCGACGCCGTGGAGTGGCCTTTGTACGAGGCAGACAGTGCCAGTGGGCCGAGCCAGGTCGTCGTGAACCCCGGGTCGGTGGATGTGGAAAAGGACGAGATGAGGATCAGGCAGTGTGAGTTTTGGAACGACATCGACAGGGCACACCGGCTGAACAAATAG